A region of Cucurbita pepo subsp. pepo cultivar mu-cu-16 unplaced genomic scaffold, ASM280686v2 Cp4.1_scaffold000848, whole genome shotgun sequence DNA encodes the following proteins:
- the LOC111785932 gene encoding vesicle-associated protein 2-2-like isoform X1 — MSTKLLHIQPKELQFIFELRKQSTCTVQLANNTHHHVAFKVKTTSPKKYCVRPNVGIILPKSTYEFSVIMQAQRAAPPDMLCRDKFLIQSTIVPSGMTEEDITASMFLKDGGKYIEEDKLKVALISPLNSPLLSPTDDGALGASMDEVMKLNEHSGPLRDGIATNKTPKLKDQNGSSDEVRSSGVSSLRDQNGQSNEGMTNEASRFKDDFVALKGVRTIEALKPSDQNGALRKEVLPHETSRLMDQNGTSKEELPHEALKLSDQNGASKEEELSVEVPKKRVQNGALDWRAYETSNVENLPPTVVDVQPPPFERIFPEGGLAYKTSHVEDPVPETVAIRPPDFSVKFPDSVDESLELNNGVSRLQKSAEIKKAAELDLVTLKKAEQLKLVKDIEEMKSKLNEIELKLGEAQGTISMLFESRRLSAQEVKHLKEKLMELSRKGRASNQVGFPPLFICMVALICVVLGFILHH, encoded by the exons ATGAGTACGAAACTCTTGCATATTCAGCCCAAGGAATTACAATTCATAT TtgaattgaggaaacaaagtACGTGCACAGTTCAACTTGCAAATAACACTCATCATCATGTTGCGTTTAAA GTTAAAACTACATCacctaaaaaatattgtgTTCGACCAAATGTTGGAATAATTTTGCCAAAATCGACATATGAATTTTCAG TTATAATGCAAGCTCAACGGGCTGCCCCACCTGATATGTTGTGTAGAGACAAGTTTTTAATTCAAAGCACAATTGTTCCTTCAGGGATGACAGAAGAGGACATCACCGCAAGTATG tttttaaaAGATGGAGGTAAATATATTGAAGAGGATAAGCTCAAAGTGGCTCTCATTAGTCCGCTGAATTCCCCATTACTCTCGCCTACCGATGATGGAGCATTGGGCGCAAGCATGGATGAAGTTATGAAACTTAATGAGCATAGTGGACCATTAAGAGATGGGATAGCCACCAATAAAACTCCAAAGCTGAAAGATCAAAATGGTTCATCGGATGAGGTACGTTCCTCTGGGGTTTCGTCACTAAGAGATCAAAATGGACAATCAAATGAGGGGATGACCAATGAGGCTTCAAGATTCAAAGATGATTTTGTTGCATTGAAGGGGGTGCGGACCATTGAAGCTTTAAAACCATCTGATCAAAATGGAGCATTGAGGAAGGAGGTTCTGCCTCATGAGACTTCAAGACTGATGGATCAAAACGGAACATCAAAGGAGGAGCTACCTCATGAAGCATTAAAACTGAGCGATCAAAATGGAGCATCAAAGGAGGAGGAGTTGAGTGTTGAAGTCCCCAAAAAAAGAGTTCAAAATGGAGCACTGGACTGGCGAGCATATGAAACTTCAAATGTTGAGAATCTACCACCAACCGTTGTTGATGTTCAACCTCCACCATTTGAAAGAATA TTTCCTGAGGGGGGGCTAGCATATAAAACTTCACATGTGGAGGATCCAGTACCAGAAACTGTCGCAATTCGCCCTCCAGATTTTAGTGTAAAA TTCCCCGACAGTGTGGATGAATCCCTAGAGCTGAACAATGGTGTGTCGAGATTACAAAAGTCTGCTGAGATAAAGAAAGCAGCAGAACTGGACCTGGTAACACTGAAAAAGGCTGAACAGCTAAAGTTAGTTAAGGACATTGAAGAGATGAAATCAAAGctaaatgaaattgaattaaagCTTGGAGAG GCTCAAGGTACCATTTCAATGCTGTTCGAGTCGAGGAGATTAAGTGCTCAAGAAGTAAAACACTTGAAGGAGAAATTG ATGGAACTGAGTAGGAAGGGCAGGGCGAGCAATCAAGTCGGTTTTCCTCCTTTGTTTATCTGTATGGTGGCGCTTATTTGCGTTGTGCTCGGATTCATTTTGCACCATTGA
- the LOC111785932 gene encoding vesicle-associated protein 2-2-like isoform X2 has translation MSTKLLHIQPKELQFIFELRKQSTCTVQLANNTHHHVAFKVKTTSPKKYCVRPNVGIILPKSTYEFSVIMQAQRAAPPDMLCRDKFLIQSTIVPSGMTEEDITASMFLKDGGKYIEEDKLKVALISPLNSPLLSPTDDGALGASMDEVMKLNEHSGPLRDGIATNKTPKLKDQNGSSDEGVRTIEALKPSDQNGALRKEVLPHETSRLMDQNGTSKEELPHEALKLSDQNGASKEEELSVEVPKKRVQNGALDWRAYETSNVENLPPTVVDVQPPPFERIFPEGGLAYKTSHVEDPVPETVAIRPPDFSVKFPDSVDESLELNNGVSRLQKSAEIKKAAELDLVTLKKAEQLKLVKDIEEMKSKLNEIELKLGEAQGTISMLFESRRLSAQEVKHLKEKLMELSRKGRASNQVGFPPLFICMVALICVVLGFILHH, from the exons ATGAGTACGAAACTCTTGCATATTCAGCCCAAGGAATTACAATTCATAT TtgaattgaggaaacaaagtACGTGCACAGTTCAACTTGCAAATAACACTCATCATCATGTTGCGTTTAAA GTTAAAACTACATCacctaaaaaatattgtgTTCGACCAAATGTTGGAATAATTTTGCCAAAATCGACATATGAATTTTCAG TTATAATGCAAGCTCAACGGGCTGCCCCACCTGATATGTTGTGTAGAGACAAGTTTTTAATTCAAAGCACAATTGTTCCTTCAGGGATGACAGAAGAGGACATCACCGCAAGTATG tttttaaaAGATGGAGGTAAATATATTGAAGAGGATAAGCTCAAAGTGGCTCTCATTAGTCCGCTGAATTCCCCATTACTCTCGCCTACCGATGATGGAGCATTGGGCGCAAGCATGGATGAAGTTATGAAACTTAATGAGCATAGTGGACCATTAAGAGATGGGATAGCCACCAATAAAACTCCAAAGCTGAAAGATCAAAATGGTTCATCGGATGAG GGGGTGCGGACCATTGAAGCTTTAAAACCATCTGATCAAAATGGAGCATTGAGGAAGGAGGTTCTGCCTCATGAGACTTCAAGACTGATGGATCAAAACGGAACATCAAAGGAGGAGCTACCTCATGAAGCATTAAAACTGAGCGATCAAAATGGAGCATCAAAGGAGGAGGAGTTGAGTGTTGAAGTCCCCAAAAAAAGAGTTCAAAATGGAGCACTGGACTGGCGAGCATATGAAACTTCAAATGTTGAGAATCTACCACCAACCGTTGTTGATGTTCAACCTCCACCATTTGAAAGAATA TTTCCTGAGGGGGGGCTAGCATATAAAACTTCACATGTGGAGGATCCAGTACCAGAAACTGTCGCAATTCGCCCTCCAGATTTTAGTGTAAAA TTCCCCGACAGTGTGGATGAATCCCTAGAGCTGAACAATGGTGTGTCGAGATTACAAAAGTCTGCTGAGATAAAGAAAGCAGCAGAACTGGACCTGGTAACACTGAAAAAGGCTGAACAGCTAAAGTTAGTTAAGGACATTGAAGAGATGAAATCAAAGctaaatgaaattgaattaaagCTTGGAGAG GCTCAAGGTACCATTTCAATGCTGTTCGAGTCGAGGAGATTAAGTGCTCAAGAAGTAAAACACTTGAAGGAGAAATTG ATGGAACTGAGTAGGAAGGGCAGGGCGAGCAATCAAGTCGGTTTTCCTCCTTTGTTTATCTGTATGGTGGCGCTTATTTGCGTTGTGCTCGGATTCATTTTGCACCATTGA